A single genomic interval of Pyrus communis chromosome 5, drPyrComm1.1, whole genome shotgun sequence harbors:
- the LOC137733385 gene encoding signal peptide peptidase-like 1: MEPLWKLFYLLEPAPITLVVTAVGVTFGSAFRALNYGKEMEKNRDLSETSITLDRSQALMIPVMSSISLLLMFYLFTSVSQLLTVFTAVASVSSLFFCMSPYVAYLKSQFGLADPYVSRCCSKSFTRIQALLLLLCIGTVAAWLVSGHWVLNNLLGISICVAFVSHVRLPNIKICAMLLVCLFVYDIFWVFFSERFFGANVMVSVATQQASNPVHTVANSLSLPGLQMVTKKLELPVKIVFPRNLIGGEIPGGARDFMMLGLGDMAIPAMLLALVLSFDHRRSKDLVNLLDMHSSKGHKYIWYALPGYAIGLVTALAAGILTHSPQPALLYLVPSTLGPIVFISWIRKELAELWDGPLPSMNDKAHQIEV, encoded by the exons ATGGAGCCTCTCTGGAAGCTTTTTTATTTGCTGGAGCCTGCACCTATTACTCTAGTTGTAACGGCAGTAGGCGTGACTTTTGGATCTGCATTTCGTGCTCTAAATTATGGGAAAGAAATGGAGAAAAATCGTGACTTATCTGAAACATCAATTACATTAGATAGGTCCCAAGCACTCATGATACCGGTGATGAGCTCTATAAGCTTGCTTTTGATGTTCTACTTGTTCACTTCCGTCTCACAACTCCTCACTGTATTCACAGCCGTTGCCTCCGTCTCCTCCCTATTTTTCTGCATGTCTCCTTATGTAGCCTATTTGAAGTCACAATTTGGTCTTGCTGATCCATATGTGTCAAGATGTTGTTCCAAATCATTTACGCGAATCCAAGCGCTGTTATTGCTGTTATGCATTGGTACAGTTGCTGCTTGGCTTGTTTCTGGACATTGGGTATTGAACAATTTGTTGGGCATTTCCATATGTGTTGCCTTTGTGAGTCATGTCCGTCTTCCAAACATTAAAATTTGTGCGATGCTTCTTGTCTGCCTATTCGTATATGACATATTCTGGGTTTTCTTCTCTGAGAGATTTTTTGGGGCGAATGTCATGGTATCAGTGGCAACACAACAAGCCTCGAACCCAGTTCATACTGTTGCAAATAGTTTGAGTCTTCCTGGACTGCAAATGGTAACGAAGAAGTTGGAATTGCCTGTGAAGATTGTCTTTCCCAGGAACTTAATTGGTGGAGAGATTCCTGGAGGTGCCAGAGACTTCATGATGCTTGGTCTCGGTGACATG GCAATACCTGCCATGCTACTGGCATTAGTCCTAAGTTTTGATCATCGAAGGAGCAAGGATTTGGTAAATCTGTTAGATATGCATTCCTCAAAGGGGCACAAATATATTTGGTATGCCCTTCCTGGATATGCCATTGGCCTGGTTACGGCTTTAGCAGCTGGCATCTTGACACACTCACCTCAACCAGCGCTTCTTTATCTG GTGCCTTCGACGCTGGGACCAATTGTTTTCATTTCTTGGATAAGGAAGGAACTAGCGGAGCTATGGGACGGACCCTTGCCAAGCATGAACGACAAGGCTCACCAGATTGAAGTATGA
- the LOC137733383 gene encoding cleavage and polyadenylation specificity factor subunit 2 isoform X1, giving the protein MGTSVQVTPLCGVYNENPLSYLVSIDGFNFLIDCGWNDHFDPSLLQSLSRVASTVDAVLLSHPDTLHLGALPYAMKQLGLSAPVFSTEPVYRLGLLTMYDQFLSRKQVSDFDLFTLDDIDSAFQNFTRLTYAQNHHLSGKGEGIVISPHVSGHLLGGTVWKITKDGEDVIYAVDFNHRKEKHLNGINQSAFVRPAVLITDAYNALNNQPYRRQKDKEFTDAIKKTLRSDGNVLLPVDTAGRVMELVQILESSWTEENLNYPIFFLTYVASSTIDYVKSFLEWMSDAIAKSFEKTRENVFNLKRIRLLVNKSELDDAPDGPKVVLASMASLEAGFSHDIFVEWANDPKNLVLFTERAQFGSLARMLQADPPPKAVKVTISKRVPLVGEELIAYEEEQNRIRREEALRASLVKEEESKASHGADVNTSDPMIIDASNTHSLPDAAGPQGSGYRDIFIDGFTPPSTSVAPMFPFYENSTEWDDFGEVINPDDYVIKDEDMDHGAMHVGGDMDGKLDEGSASLILDTRPSKVVSTELTVQVKCSLIYMDFEGRSDARSIKSILSHMAPLKLVLVHGTAEATEHLKQHCLKHVCPHVYAPQIEETIDVTSDLCAYKVQLSEKLMSNVLFKKVGDYEIAWVDSEAGKTENDMLSLQPLSNPPPPHESVLVGDLKMANFKQFLSDKGVQAEFAGGVLRCGEYVTLRKVGDASHKGGGSGTQQIVIEGPLCEDYYKIREYLYSQFYLL; this is encoded by the exons ATGGGAACTTCAGTTCAGGTAACGCCGTTGTGCGGCGTCTACAACGAGAATCCGCTGTCGTACTTGGTCTCAATCGACGGCTTCAACTTCCTCATCGACTGCGGCTGGAACGACCACTTCGACCCCTCCCTCCTTCAATCCCTCtccag GGTAGCTTCGACGGTGGATGCAGTGTTGTTGTCGCATCCAGATACACTTCACCTCGGCGCGCTTCCGTATGCCATGAAGCAGCTCGGCCTCTCTGCACCCGTCTTCTCCACCGAGCCGGTTTACAGATTAGGTCTCCTCACTATGTATGATCAGTTCCTCTCTCGCAag CAAGTATCAGACTTTGACCTTTTTACACTGGATGACATTGATTCTGCATTCCAAAATTTCACCAGATTAACCTATGCTCAAAATCACCATCTTTCTG GCAAAGGAGAGGGAATTGTGATTTCACCCCATGTGTCTGGGCATCTCTTGGGTGGTACCGTCTGGAAGATAACAAAGGACGGGGAGGATGTTATATATGCTGTGGACTTCAACCATCGAAAAGAGAA GCATTTGAATGGAATTAATCAATCAGCCTTCGTACGCCCTGCTGTTCTGATAACAGATGCCTATAATGCTTTGAACAATCAGCCTTATAGACGCCAAAAGGACAAGGAATTTACAG ATGCCATAAAGAAGACTCTACGATCTGATGGAAATGTGCTATTACCTGTTGATACTGCCGGTAGGGTTATGGAGCTCGTCCAGATATTGGAATCG TCTTGGACAGAGGAAAATTTGAACTATCCCATCTTCTTTTTAACATATGTTGCATCTAGCACAATCGATTACGTAAAAAGTTTCCTTGAGTGGATGAGTGATGCGATAGCAAAGTCCTTTGAGAAAACACGTGAGaatgtttttaatttgaa GCGAATCAGACTTCTAGTTAACAAGAGTGAACTTGATGATGCTCCTGATGGTCCCAAG GTTGTTTTAGCATCCATGGCCAGTTTAGAAGCTGGTTTCTCTCACGATATATTTGTAGAATGGGCAAATGACCCCAAGAATCTTGTCCTTTTTACAGAACGAGCCCAG TTTGGAAGTTTAGCTCGCATGCTTCAGGCAGATCCGCCTCCAAAAGCTGTTAAGGTTACTATATCCAAAAGGGTCCCTTTGGTTGGGGAGGAGCTAATTGCTTATGAAGAAGAGCAGAACAGAATAAGAAGGGAAGAAGCTCTAAGGGCTAGTCTTGTAAAAGAGGAGGAATCAAAAGCTTCTCATGGGGCTGATGTCAACACGAGTGATCCAATGATCATTGATGCTAGTAATACGCATTCTTTGCCGGATG CAGCAGGTCCACAAGGCAGTGGATACCGGGACATTTTCATAGATGGATTTACTCCTCCTTCTACCAGTGTTGCCCCTATGTTTCCCTTCTATGAGAATAGTACTGAGTGGGATGACTTTGGTGAAGTTATAAATCCGGATGATTATGTCATAAAGGATGAAGACATGGACCATGGAGCTATGCAT GTTGGTGGTGATATGGATGGAAAACTTGATGAAGGCTCTGCTAGTTTGATACTTGACACAAGGCCTTCAAAAGTTGTATCGACTGAATTGACT GTTCAAGTGAAGTGTTCATTGATTTATATGGACTTTGAGGGCCGTTCCGATGCAAGATCCATCAAATCAATTCTTTCCCATATGGCTCCTCTAAAACTT GTTTTGGTTCATGGAACAGCTGAGGCCACAGAACATTTGAAGCAACACTGCTTGAAACACGTTTGTCCGCATGTTTATGCTCCtcaaattgaagaaacaattgATGTTACTTCTGACTTATGCGCTTATAAG GTGCAATTGTCCGAGAAGTTAATGAGTAACGTGCTCTTTAAAAAG GTCGGAGATTACGAAATAGCTTGGGTTGACTCTGAGGCAGGAAAGACAGAAAATGATATGCTATCTTTACAACCCCTCTCAAACCCACCTCCACCACATGAATCTGTCCTTGTTGGTGACTTAAAAATGGCTAATTTCAAGCAATTTCTTTCAGACAAAGGTGTTCAG GCTGAATTTGCTGGTGGCGTGCTGAGATGCGGTGAATATGTGACATTACGCAAAGTTGGGGATGCAAGCCATAAG ggTGGTGGTTCCGGCACCCAACAAATTGTGATCGAAGGCCCCTTGTGTGAGGATTATTACAAGATTCGGGAGTATCTCTACTCACAATTTTATTTGCTTTAG
- the LOC137733384 gene encoding pectin acetylesterase 9 — MMHVNAVLVAITTALLACAPRRIYAEERRLTVKMTIVQRGSALGAFCLDGSLPAYHLHRGFGAGARNWLLQFEGGGWCNDVKSCSDRASTRRGSTRYMTKWEVFSGILSNNASLNPDFYNWNRVKLRYCDGASFAGDAVVNNGTSLLYFRGQKIWEAIILDLLPKGLGQARKALLSGCSAGGLASFLHCNSFTNYLPSNTSVKCLSDAGFFLDERDITLNHTMRYFVKDLVTLQGVEKNLDENCTKNSIYPELCFFPQYALKFITTPFFILNSAYDVYQFHHILVPASADPHGHWNRCKLNPAACNPEQLNTLQEYRRDMIVAMGLFYKYSRSGGIFLNSCFAHCQSESQDTWFGDDSPRVHNKTIAGAVGDWYFSRRVTKEIDCPYPCDTTCHNLIPSAQAALEDTKS, encoded by the exons ATGATGCATGTCAATGCCGTCCTGGTCGCCATCACGACGGCTCTGCTAGCGTGCGCTCCTCGGCGCATTTATGCAGAGGAGCGGCGCCTCACGGTGAAGATGACCATTGTCCAACGCGGTTCCGCTCTCGGAGCTT tttgctTGGATGGGAGTTTGCCTGCGTATCATCTGCACAGAGGATTCGGGGCCGGAGCAAGAAACTGGCTTTTGCAGTTTGAG GGTGGAGGGTGGTGCAATGATGTAAAATCATGCTCTGACAGAGCCAGCACGCGAAGAGGATCAACACGTTATATGACCAAGTGGGAAGTCTTTTCTGGAATCCTCAGCAATAATGCATCTCTTAATCCAG ATTTTTACAACTGGAACCGAGTGAAGCTTAGATATTGTGATGGAGCTTCATTTGCTGGAGATGCAGTAGTTAATAACGGG ACATCATTGCTCTATTTTAGAGGGCAAAAGATTTGGGAAGCAATCATCCTTGATCTTCTGCCGAAAGGTTTAGGACAAGCACGTAAG GCTTTGCTATCAGGTTGTTCTGCTGGGGGTTTAGCATCGTTTTTGCACTGTAACAGCTTCACTAACTACTTACCAAGCAATACCAGTGTGAAATGCTTGAGTGACGCCGGATTCTTTCTCGATGA ACGAGATATAACTTTGAACCACACCATGAGGTATTTCGTAAAAGATCTTGTGACTCTACAG GGAGTAGAGAAGAATCTGGACGAGAACTGCACGAAGAATTCCATTTATCCCGAGCTG TGTTTCTTTCCACAGTATGCATTGAAGTTCATCACAACACCTTTCTTCATATTGAACTCAGCCTATGATGTTTACCAG TTCCATCACATATTGGTGCCGGCCTCAGCAGATCCGCACGGACATTGGAACCGTTGCAAATTGAATCCGGCAGCGTGCAACCCTGAACAGTTAAATACATTGCAAG AATACAGGCGCGATATGATCGTTGCAATGGGACTGTTCTACAAATATTCGAGAAGCGGAGGGATTTTCCTCAATTCATGTTTTGCTCATTGCCAAAGTGAGTCTCAGGACACATGGTTTGGTGATGATTCTCCAAGGGTACATAATAAG ACAATTGCAGGAGCAGTGGGTGACTGGTACTTCAGCAGAAGGGTAACAAAGGAAATTGACTGCCCATATCCTTGTGACACTACGTGCCATAACCTCATCCCATCAGCTCAG gCCGCTTTAGAAGATACAAAAAGCTAA
- the LOC137733383 gene encoding cleavage and polyadenylation specificity factor subunit 2 isoform X2 translates to MGTSVQVTPLCGVYNENPLSYLVSIDGFNFLIDCGWNDHFDPSLLQSLSRVASTVDAVLLSHPDTLHLGALPYAMKQLGLSAPVFSTEPVYRLGLLTMYDQFLSRKQVSDFDLFTLDDIDSAFQNFTRLTYAQNHHLSGKGEGIVISPHVSGHLLGGTVWKITKDGEDVIYAVDFNHRKEKHLNGINQSAFVRPAVLITDAYNALNNQPYRRQKDKEFTDAIKKTLRSDGNVLLPVDTAGRVMELVQILESSWTEENLNYPIFFLTYVASSTIDYVKSFLEWMSDAIAKSFEKTRENVFNLKRIRLLVNKSELDDAPDGPKVVLASMASLEAGFSHDIFVEWANDPKNLVLFTERAQFGSLARMLQADPPPKAVKVTISKRVPLVGEELIAYEEEQNRIRREEALRASLVKEEESKASHGADVNTSDPMIIDASNTHSLPDAGPQGSGYRDIFIDGFTPPSTSVAPMFPFYENSTEWDDFGEVINPDDYVIKDEDMDHGAMHVGGDMDGKLDEGSASLILDTRPSKVVSTELTVQVKCSLIYMDFEGRSDARSIKSILSHMAPLKLVLVHGTAEATEHLKQHCLKHVCPHVYAPQIEETIDVTSDLCAYKVQLSEKLMSNVLFKKVGDYEIAWVDSEAGKTENDMLSLQPLSNPPPPHESVLVGDLKMANFKQFLSDKGVQAEFAGGVLRCGEYVTLRKVGDASHKGGGSGTQQIVIEGPLCEDYYKIREYLYSQFYLL, encoded by the exons ATGGGAACTTCAGTTCAGGTAACGCCGTTGTGCGGCGTCTACAACGAGAATCCGCTGTCGTACTTGGTCTCAATCGACGGCTTCAACTTCCTCATCGACTGCGGCTGGAACGACCACTTCGACCCCTCCCTCCTTCAATCCCTCtccag GGTAGCTTCGACGGTGGATGCAGTGTTGTTGTCGCATCCAGATACACTTCACCTCGGCGCGCTTCCGTATGCCATGAAGCAGCTCGGCCTCTCTGCACCCGTCTTCTCCACCGAGCCGGTTTACAGATTAGGTCTCCTCACTATGTATGATCAGTTCCTCTCTCGCAag CAAGTATCAGACTTTGACCTTTTTACACTGGATGACATTGATTCTGCATTCCAAAATTTCACCAGATTAACCTATGCTCAAAATCACCATCTTTCTG GCAAAGGAGAGGGAATTGTGATTTCACCCCATGTGTCTGGGCATCTCTTGGGTGGTACCGTCTGGAAGATAACAAAGGACGGGGAGGATGTTATATATGCTGTGGACTTCAACCATCGAAAAGAGAA GCATTTGAATGGAATTAATCAATCAGCCTTCGTACGCCCTGCTGTTCTGATAACAGATGCCTATAATGCTTTGAACAATCAGCCTTATAGACGCCAAAAGGACAAGGAATTTACAG ATGCCATAAAGAAGACTCTACGATCTGATGGAAATGTGCTATTACCTGTTGATACTGCCGGTAGGGTTATGGAGCTCGTCCAGATATTGGAATCG TCTTGGACAGAGGAAAATTTGAACTATCCCATCTTCTTTTTAACATATGTTGCATCTAGCACAATCGATTACGTAAAAAGTTTCCTTGAGTGGATGAGTGATGCGATAGCAAAGTCCTTTGAGAAAACACGTGAGaatgtttttaatttgaa GCGAATCAGACTTCTAGTTAACAAGAGTGAACTTGATGATGCTCCTGATGGTCCCAAG GTTGTTTTAGCATCCATGGCCAGTTTAGAAGCTGGTTTCTCTCACGATATATTTGTAGAATGGGCAAATGACCCCAAGAATCTTGTCCTTTTTACAGAACGAGCCCAG TTTGGAAGTTTAGCTCGCATGCTTCAGGCAGATCCGCCTCCAAAAGCTGTTAAGGTTACTATATCCAAAAGGGTCCCTTTGGTTGGGGAGGAGCTAATTGCTTATGAAGAAGAGCAGAACAGAATAAGAAGGGAAGAAGCTCTAAGGGCTAGTCTTGTAAAAGAGGAGGAATCAAAAGCTTCTCATGGGGCTGATGTCAACACGAGTGATCCAATGATCATTGATGCTAGTAATACGCATTCTTTGCCGGATG CAGGTCCACAAGGCAGTGGATACCGGGACATTTTCATAGATGGATTTACTCCTCCTTCTACCAGTGTTGCCCCTATGTTTCCCTTCTATGAGAATAGTACTGAGTGGGATGACTTTGGTGAAGTTATAAATCCGGATGATTATGTCATAAAGGATGAAGACATGGACCATGGAGCTATGCAT GTTGGTGGTGATATGGATGGAAAACTTGATGAAGGCTCTGCTAGTTTGATACTTGACACAAGGCCTTCAAAAGTTGTATCGACTGAATTGACT GTTCAAGTGAAGTGTTCATTGATTTATATGGACTTTGAGGGCCGTTCCGATGCAAGATCCATCAAATCAATTCTTTCCCATATGGCTCCTCTAAAACTT GTTTTGGTTCATGGAACAGCTGAGGCCACAGAACATTTGAAGCAACACTGCTTGAAACACGTTTGTCCGCATGTTTATGCTCCtcaaattgaagaaacaattgATGTTACTTCTGACTTATGCGCTTATAAG GTGCAATTGTCCGAGAAGTTAATGAGTAACGTGCTCTTTAAAAAG GTCGGAGATTACGAAATAGCTTGGGTTGACTCTGAGGCAGGAAAGACAGAAAATGATATGCTATCTTTACAACCCCTCTCAAACCCACCTCCACCACATGAATCTGTCCTTGTTGGTGACTTAAAAATGGCTAATTTCAAGCAATTTCTTTCAGACAAAGGTGTTCAG GCTGAATTTGCTGGTGGCGTGCTGAGATGCGGTGAATATGTGACATTACGCAAAGTTGGGGATGCAAGCCATAAG ggTGGTGGTTCCGGCACCCAACAAATTGTGATCGAAGGCCCCTTGTGTGAGGATTATTACAAGATTCGGGAGTATCTCTACTCACAATTTTATTTGCTTTAG